In Ctenopharyngodon idella isolate HZGC_01 chromosome 2, HZGC01, whole genome shotgun sequence, the following are encoded in one genomic region:
- the LOC127504798 gene encoding SUN domain-containing ossification factor-like isoform X2, translating into MMKIELLLLCYCFWSAAPHGRCSEPTLSSRRDEKHTDQQLVIDSSREVESQSSSSSQIPDIVPVSAGPHVSGSGRDCASSDSCSTDSLVSDACDAAEELPFDSTLPSFPAVQENVSVRETRKPAKDQTRKRSNASHVLKDQGSSDTDPSVPCPDQEIPTFDEWTKIMMETEKSQVTPHAPDGKKLQQTITNYASVECGAKILSSNPEAKSTSAVLMENMDMYMLNPCNNKIWFIIELCQPIQVKQLDIANFEIFSSNPKDFLVSISDRYPNKKWVKLGTFHARDERMVQSFPLDEHLFAKYVKMFTRYIKVELLSHFGSEHFCPLSLIRVFGTSMMEEYELNSEPSDRHTHSHDDYDQPPDFLPVDDKSSKNLIGSAKDALLTMVNNIAANVLGGHPESAGNSSTEGLNASDVVLPAGAMHSGPVADQLDVTGVTETVSITSATHTDAPTLKTRPAEDGPIRTEPDAEQIVTLLPETEYESDQSSGAEMGQTEPQNGRVNVNALRSESHAFSLQEYLLQRCSVQKRKTDSRSRSRPAVIMSTITESPVILTPDARSELQSVMLDLAPSLTSDLLVSTDRLSVESVSECLTATLPPQSTDRPLESGQNHVKLSDLMTRSSGDQVDREQISATSSLKNDISTPTLSISPVDESQSVSAPVDEAASVTLTPAEAAHPSDGPVESAEAKSKELVDDEGSTNMEQPSSEIYGETLNSSEVPAHGSSQKESVFMRLNNRIKALEMNMSLSGRYLEQLSQRYRKQVEEMQRAFNKTIIKLQNTSRTAEEQDQRQTDSIQVLQAQLENVTRLVLGLSVSVSHLQQEVSDRQSYILLCLVLCVLLALLICVNYRQMCESPALDTHRSCCPERELLSDEEPVILRRRASDPPSLSSLQKPEGGSEETSSLKQWEQGPVSRKKKHKLKLSRSPETRAAPPVTGVIPQSTIGPQEVRDVMSDGSEASSHSDETLFCGITSCTRLCEKIPVPGRWTQSRRQKTAEQLHQPPQRSDLYNLTHTGHTDPHWTH; encoded by the exons ATGATGAAGATCGAGCTGCTGCTGCTCTGCTACTGTTTCTG GTCTGCTGCTCCACACGGCCGTTGTTCAGAGCCGACACTGAGCTCTCGACGTGATGAGAAACACACGGATCAACAG CTGGTGATTGACAGCAGCAGAGAAGTGGAGTCACAGTCTTCCTCTTCCTCACAGATCCCGGACATCGTTCCCGTCAGTGCCGGTCCTCATGTGTCCGGATCCGGCCG GGATTGTGCCTCTTCAGACTCCTGCTCTACTGACAGTCTCGTCTCGGACGCGTGTGACGCTGCAGAAGAGCTGCCGTTCGACTCGACGCTGCCCAG TTTTCCAGCGGTTCAAGAGAACGTCAGTGTCCGTGAGACGAGAAAACCCGCCAAAGACCAAACTAGGAAACGGAGCAACGCCTCCCACGTCCTGAAAGATCAG GGATCCTCAGACACGGACCCTTCGGTGCCCTGCCCTGACCAGGAGATCCCCACCTTCGACGAATGGACCAAGATCATGATGGAGACGGAGAAGA GTCAGGTGACGCCTCACGCTCCCGATGGGAAGAAGCTGCAGCAGACCATCACCAACTATGCCTCGGTGGAGTGTGGAGCCAAGATCCTGTCCTCCAACCCCGAGGCCAAG AGCACTTCAGCTGTTCTGATGGAGAACATGGACATGTACATGCTGAATCCCTGCAATAACAAGATCTG GTTCATCATCGAGCTCTGTCAGCCCATTCAGGTCAAGCAGCTGGACATCGCCAACTTTGAGATCTTTTCCTCAAACCCCAAAGACTTCCTGGTCTCAATTAGTGACAG ATATCCAAACAAGAAGTGGGTGAAGCTGGGGACGTTCCACGCGCGTGACGAGCGGATGGTGCAGAGCTTCCCTCTGGATGAGCATCTGTTCGCCAAATACGTCAAG ATGTTCACCAGATACATCAAG GTGGAGCTGCTGTCACACTTCGGCTCGGAGCACTTCTGTCCTCTCAGTCTGATCAG gGTGTTTGGCACTAGTATGATGGAGGAGTATGAGCTGAACTCGGAGCcgtcagacagacacacacacagtcacgaTGACTACG ATCAGCCACCTGACTTTTTGCCAGTAGATGACAAATCCTCCAAGAATCTGATCGGATCTGCCAAAG ACGCTCTTCTCACCATGGTGAACAACATCGCTGCCAATGTGCTCGGAGGGCACCCGGAGAGCGCAG GAAACTCTTCCACTGAAGGTTTGAATGCGTCAGATGTGGTTCTCCCTGCTGGAGCGATGCACTCTGG GCCAGTGGCGGATCAGCTGGATGTCACTGGGGTTACAGAGACCGTCAGCATTACATCAGCGACACACACAGACGCTCCAACCCTTAAAACACGTCCTGCCGAAGACGGTCCCATCCGAACCGAGCCGGACGCAGAGCAGATCGTCACTCTGCTGCCTGAGACAGAGTATGAATCGGATCAGTCCTCTGGGGCAGAAATGGGCCAAACAGAGCCGCAGAACGGACGTGTGAATGTAAACGCACTGCGCTCTGAATCACACGCCTTCTCTCTTCAAGAGTACCTTCTGCAGCGCTGCTCTGTTCAAAAGAGGAAGACGGACTCACGCTCGCGCTCTCGTCCGGCTGTAATAATGAGCACAATCACAGAGAGTCCTGTCATTCTCACTCCAGACGCCCGTTCAGAGCTTCAGTCAGTCATGTTGGATCTCGCACCGAGCCTGACTTCAGATCTGCTGGTTTCTACTGACCGTCTTTCCGTCGAGTCTGTCAGCGAGTGCCTTACAGCAACGCTCCCTCCACAGAGCACTGATCGTCCGCTTGAGTCTGGTCAGAATCATGTGAAACTCTCGGACCTCATGACCCGCTCTAGTGGAGATCAGGTAGATCGTGAGCAGATCTCGGCCACATCTAGCCttaaaaatgatatttcaaCTCCTACTCTTTCCATTAGTCCAGTAGATGAGTCTCAGTCTGTGTCCGCTCCTGTGGATGAAGCAGCTAGTGTCACGCTGACTCCTGCCGAAGCCGCTCACCCTTCAGATGGACCCGTAGAGTCAGCCGAGGCCAAAAGCAAGGAGCTAGTGGATGATGAAGGCAGCACTAACATGGAGCAGCCCTCCTCGGAGATCTACGGGGAAACGCTCAACTCCAGCGAGGTGCCCGCGCACGGCTCCAGTCAGAAAGAGTCTGTTTTCATGAGGCTCAACAATCGCATCAAGGCTCTGGAGATGAACATGTCTCTCAGCGGGCGCTACCTGGAGCAGCTGAGCCAGAG GTACAGGAAGCAGGTGGAGGAGATGCAGAGAGCCTTCAACAAAACCATCATCAAGCTGCAGAACACCTCCAGAACGGCCGAGGAGCAG GACCAGAGGCAGACGGACTCCATCCAGGTGCTGCAGGCTCAGCTGGAGAACGTGACGCGACTCGTCCTTGGTCTGTCTGTCAGCGTGAGTCATCTACAGCAGGAG GTGTCTGACAGGCAGAGCTACATCCTGCTGTGTCTGGTCCTCTGTGTGCTGCTCGCGCTGCTGATCTGTGTCAACTACCGTCAGATGTGTGAGAGTCCAGCGCTCGACACGCACAGATCCTGCTGCCCTGAGAG AGAGCTGCTGTCTGATGAAGAGCCGGTGATCCTGAGACGCAGAGCCTCTGATCCGCCCTCGCTCTCGTCCCTCCAGAAGCCTGAAG GAGGTTCAGAGGAAACCAGCAGCCTGAAGCAGTGGGAACAGGGTCCAGTTAGTAGAAAA AAGAAGCATAAGCTGAAGCTCAGCAGGAGTCCAGAGACTCGAGCCGCTCCGCCGGTCACTGGTGTGATTCCTCAGAGCACCATCGGCCCTCAGGAGGTCAGAGACGTGATGTCGGACGGCTCCGAGGCCTCCTCGCATTCTGACGAGACTCTGTTCTGTGGAATCACCAGCTGTACGCGTCTGTGTGAGAAGATACCTGTGCCAGGACGCTGGACACAGAGCAGACGGCAGAAGACTGCAGAACAGCTGCATCAGCCTCCACAGCGCAGCGACCTGTATAATCTGACCCACACTGGACACACTGACCCGCACTGGACACACTGA
- the LOC127504798 gene encoding SUN domain-containing ossification factor-like isoform X3 — MMKIELLLLCYCFWSAAPHGRCSEPTLSSRRDEKHTDQQLVIDSSREVESQSSSSSQIPDIVPVSAGPHVSGSGRSVTLRDCASSDSCSTDSLVSDACDAAEELPFDSTLPSFPAVQENVSVRETRKPAKDQTRKRSNASHVLKDQGSSDTDPSVPCPDQEIPTFDEWTKIMMETEKSQVTPHAPDGKKLQQTITNYASVECGAKILSSNPEAKSTSAVLMENMDMYMLNPCNNKIWFIIELCQPIQVKQLDIANFEIFSSNPKDFLVSISDRYPNKKWVKLGTFHARDERMVQSFPLDEHLFAKYVKVELLSHFGSEHFCPLSLIRVFGTSMMEEYELNSEPSDRHTHSHDDYDQPPDFLPVDDKSSKNLIGSAKDALLTMVNNIAANVLGGHPESAGNSSTEGLNASDVVLPAGAMHSGPVADQLDVTGVTETVSITSATHTDAPTLKTRPAEDGPIRTEPDAEQIVTLLPETEYESDQSSGAEMGQTEPQNGRVNVNALRSESHAFSLQEYLLQRCSVQKRKTDSRSRSRPAVIMSTITESPVILTPDARSELQSVMLDLAPSLTSDLLVSTDRLSVESVSECLTATLPPQSTDRPLESGQNHVKLSDLMTRSSGDQVDREQISATSSLKNDISTPTLSISPVDESQSVSAPVDEAASVTLTPAEAAHPSDGPVESAEAKSKELVDDEGSTNMEQPSSEIYGETLNSSEVPAHGSSQKESVFMRLNNRIKALEMNMSLSGRYLEQLSQRYRKQVEEMQRAFNKTIIKLQNTSRTAEEQDQRQTDSIQVLQAQLENVTRLVLGLSVSVSHLQQEVSDRQSYILLCLVLCVLLALLICVNYRQMCESPALDTHRSCCPERELLSDEEPVILRRRASDPPSLSSLQKPEGGSEETSSLKQWEQGPVSRKKKHKLKLSRSPETRAAPPVTGVIPQSTIGPQEVRDVMSDGSEASSHSDETLFCGITSCTRLCEKIPVPGRWTQSRRQKTAEQLHQPPQRSDLYNLTHTGHTDPHWTH, encoded by the exons ATGATGAAGATCGAGCTGCTGCTGCTCTGCTACTGTTTCTG GTCTGCTGCTCCACACGGCCGTTGTTCAGAGCCGACACTGAGCTCTCGACGTGATGAGAAACACACGGATCAACAG CTGGTGATTGACAGCAGCAGAGAAGTGGAGTCACAGTCTTCCTCTTCCTCACAGATCCCGGACATCGTTCCCGTCAGTGCCGGTCCTCATGTGTCCGGATCCGGCCGGTCAGTGACGCTCAG GGATTGTGCCTCTTCAGACTCCTGCTCTACTGACAGTCTCGTCTCGGACGCGTGTGACGCTGCAGAAGAGCTGCCGTTCGACTCGACGCTGCCCAG TTTTCCAGCGGTTCAAGAGAACGTCAGTGTCCGTGAGACGAGAAAACCCGCCAAAGACCAAACTAGGAAACGGAGCAACGCCTCCCACGTCCTGAAAGATCAG GGATCCTCAGACACGGACCCTTCGGTGCCCTGCCCTGACCAGGAGATCCCCACCTTCGACGAATGGACCAAGATCATGATGGAGACGGAGAAGA GTCAGGTGACGCCTCACGCTCCCGATGGGAAGAAGCTGCAGCAGACCATCACCAACTATGCCTCGGTGGAGTGTGGAGCCAAGATCCTGTCCTCCAACCCCGAGGCCAAG AGCACTTCAGCTGTTCTGATGGAGAACATGGACATGTACATGCTGAATCCCTGCAATAACAAGATCTG GTTCATCATCGAGCTCTGTCAGCCCATTCAGGTCAAGCAGCTGGACATCGCCAACTTTGAGATCTTTTCCTCAAACCCCAAAGACTTCCTGGTCTCAATTAGTGACAG ATATCCAAACAAGAAGTGGGTGAAGCTGGGGACGTTCCACGCGCGTGACGAGCGGATGGTGCAGAGCTTCCCTCTGGATGAGCATCTGTTCGCCAAATACGTCAAG GTGGAGCTGCTGTCACACTTCGGCTCGGAGCACTTCTGTCCTCTCAGTCTGATCAG gGTGTTTGGCACTAGTATGATGGAGGAGTATGAGCTGAACTCGGAGCcgtcagacagacacacacacagtcacgaTGACTACG ATCAGCCACCTGACTTTTTGCCAGTAGATGACAAATCCTCCAAGAATCTGATCGGATCTGCCAAAG ACGCTCTTCTCACCATGGTGAACAACATCGCTGCCAATGTGCTCGGAGGGCACCCGGAGAGCGCAG GAAACTCTTCCACTGAAGGTTTGAATGCGTCAGATGTGGTTCTCCCTGCTGGAGCGATGCACTCTGG GCCAGTGGCGGATCAGCTGGATGTCACTGGGGTTACAGAGACCGTCAGCATTACATCAGCGACACACACAGACGCTCCAACCCTTAAAACACGTCCTGCCGAAGACGGTCCCATCCGAACCGAGCCGGACGCAGAGCAGATCGTCACTCTGCTGCCTGAGACAGAGTATGAATCGGATCAGTCCTCTGGGGCAGAAATGGGCCAAACAGAGCCGCAGAACGGACGTGTGAATGTAAACGCACTGCGCTCTGAATCACACGCCTTCTCTCTTCAAGAGTACCTTCTGCAGCGCTGCTCTGTTCAAAAGAGGAAGACGGACTCACGCTCGCGCTCTCGTCCGGCTGTAATAATGAGCACAATCACAGAGAGTCCTGTCATTCTCACTCCAGACGCCCGTTCAGAGCTTCAGTCAGTCATGTTGGATCTCGCACCGAGCCTGACTTCAGATCTGCTGGTTTCTACTGACCGTCTTTCCGTCGAGTCTGTCAGCGAGTGCCTTACAGCAACGCTCCCTCCACAGAGCACTGATCGTCCGCTTGAGTCTGGTCAGAATCATGTGAAACTCTCGGACCTCATGACCCGCTCTAGTGGAGATCAGGTAGATCGTGAGCAGATCTCGGCCACATCTAGCCttaaaaatgatatttcaaCTCCTACTCTTTCCATTAGTCCAGTAGATGAGTCTCAGTCTGTGTCCGCTCCTGTGGATGAAGCAGCTAGTGTCACGCTGACTCCTGCCGAAGCCGCTCACCCTTCAGATGGACCCGTAGAGTCAGCCGAGGCCAAAAGCAAGGAGCTAGTGGATGATGAAGGCAGCACTAACATGGAGCAGCCCTCCTCGGAGATCTACGGGGAAACGCTCAACTCCAGCGAGGTGCCCGCGCACGGCTCCAGTCAGAAAGAGTCTGTTTTCATGAGGCTCAACAATCGCATCAAGGCTCTGGAGATGAACATGTCTCTCAGCGGGCGCTACCTGGAGCAGCTGAGCCAGAG GTACAGGAAGCAGGTGGAGGAGATGCAGAGAGCCTTCAACAAAACCATCATCAAGCTGCAGAACACCTCCAGAACGGCCGAGGAGCAG GACCAGAGGCAGACGGACTCCATCCAGGTGCTGCAGGCTCAGCTGGAGAACGTGACGCGACTCGTCCTTGGTCTGTCTGTCAGCGTGAGTCATCTACAGCAGGAG GTGTCTGACAGGCAGAGCTACATCCTGCTGTGTCTGGTCCTCTGTGTGCTGCTCGCGCTGCTGATCTGTGTCAACTACCGTCAGATGTGTGAGAGTCCAGCGCTCGACACGCACAGATCCTGCTGCCCTGAGAG AGAGCTGCTGTCTGATGAAGAGCCGGTGATCCTGAGACGCAGAGCCTCTGATCCGCCCTCGCTCTCGTCCCTCCAGAAGCCTGAAG GAGGTTCAGAGGAAACCAGCAGCCTGAAGCAGTGGGAACAGGGTCCAGTTAGTAGAAAA AAGAAGCATAAGCTGAAGCTCAGCAGGAGTCCAGAGACTCGAGCCGCTCCGCCGGTCACTGGTGTGATTCCTCAGAGCACCATCGGCCCTCAGGAGGTCAGAGACGTGATGTCGGACGGCTCCGAGGCCTCCTCGCATTCTGACGAGACTCTGTTCTGTGGAATCACCAGCTGTACGCGTCTGTGTGAGAAGATACCTGTGCCAGGACGCTGGACACAGAGCAGACGGCAGAAGACTGCAGAACAGCTGCATCAGCCTCCACAGCGCAGCGACCTGTATAATCTGACCCACACTGGACACACTGACCCGCACTGGACACACTGA
- the LOC127504798 gene encoding SUN domain-containing ossification factor-like isoform X1 — translation MMKIELLLLCYCFWSAAPHGRCSEPTLSSRRDEKHTDQQLVIDSSREVESQSSSSSQIPDIVPVSAGPHVSGSGRSVTLRDCASSDSCSTDSLVSDACDAAEELPFDSTLPSFPAVQENVSVRETRKPAKDQTRKRSNASHVLKDQGSSDTDPSVPCPDQEIPTFDEWTKIMMETEKSQVTPHAPDGKKLQQTITNYASVECGAKILSSNPEAKSTSAVLMENMDMYMLNPCNNKIWFIIELCQPIQVKQLDIANFEIFSSNPKDFLVSISDRYPNKKWVKLGTFHARDERMVQSFPLDEHLFAKYVKMFTRYIKVELLSHFGSEHFCPLSLIRVFGTSMMEEYELNSEPSDRHTHSHDDYDQPPDFLPVDDKSSKNLIGSAKDALLTMVNNIAANVLGGHPESAGNSSTEGLNASDVVLPAGAMHSGPVADQLDVTGVTETVSITSATHTDAPTLKTRPAEDGPIRTEPDAEQIVTLLPETEYESDQSSGAEMGQTEPQNGRVNVNALRSESHAFSLQEYLLQRCSVQKRKTDSRSRSRPAVIMSTITESPVILTPDARSELQSVMLDLAPSLTSDLLVSTDRLSVESVSECLTATLPPQSTDRPLESGQNHVKLSDLMTRSSGDQVDREQISATSSLKNDISTPTLSISPVDESQSVSAPVDEAASVTLTPAEAAHPSDGPVESAEAKSKELVDDEGSTNMEQPSSEIYGETLNSSEVPAHGSSQKESVFMRLNNRIKALEMNMSLSGRYLEQLSQRYRKQVEEMQRAFNKTIIKLQNTSRTAEEQDQRQTDSIQVLQAQLENVTRLVLGLSVSVSHLQQEVSDRQSYILLCLVLCVLLALLICVNYRQMCESPALDTHRSCCPERELLSDEEPVILRRRASDPPSLSSLQKPEGGSEETSSLKQWEQGPVSRKKKHKLKLSRSPETRAAPPVTGVIPQSTIGPQEVRDVMSDGSEASSHSDETLFCGITSCTRLCEKIPVPGRWTQSRRQKTAEQLHQPPQRSDLYNLTHTGHTDPHWTH, via the exons ATGATGAAGATCGAGCTGCTGCTGCTCTGCTACTGTTTCTG GTCTGCTGCTCCACACGGCCGTTGTTCAGAGCCGACACTGAGCTCTCGACGTGATGAGAAACACACGGATCAACAG CTGGTGATTGACAGCAGCAGAGAAGTGGAGTCACAGTCTTCCTCTTCCTCACAGATCCCGGACATCGTTCCCGTCAGTGCCGGTCCTCATGTGTCCGGATCCGGCCGGTCAGTGACGCTCAG GGATTGTGCCTCTTCAGACTCCTGCTCTACTGACAGTCTCGTCTCGGACGCGTGTGACGCTGCAGAAGAGCTGCCGTTCGACTCGACGCTGCCCAG TTTTCCAGCGGTTCAAGAGAACGTCAGTGTCCGTGAGACGAGAAAACCCGCCAAAGACCAAACTAGGAAACGGAGCAACGCCTCCCACGTCCTGAAAGATCAG GGATCCTCAGACACGGACCCTTCGGTGCCCTGCCCTGACCAGGAGATCCCCACCTTCGACGAATGGACCAAGATCATGATGGAGACGGAGAAGA GTCAGGTGACGCCTCACGCTCCCGATGGGAAGAAGCTGCAGCAGACCATCACCAACTATGCCTCGGTGGAGTGTGGAGCCAAGATCCTGTCCTCCAACCCCGAGGCCAAG AGCACTTCAGCTGTTCTGATGGAGAACATGGACATGTACATGCTGAATCCCTGCAATAACAAGATCTG GTTCATCATCGAGCTCTGTCAGCCCATTCAGGTCAAGCAGCTGGACATCGCCAACTTTGAGATCTTTTCCTCAAACCCCAAAGACTTCCTGGTCTCAATTAGTGACAG ATATCCAAACAAGAAGTGGGTGAAGCTGGGGACGTTCCACGCGCGTGACGAGCGGATGGTGCAGAGCTTCCCTCTGGATGAGCATCTGTTCGCCAAATACGTCAAG ATGTTCACCAGATACATCAAG GTGGAGCTGCTGTCACACTTCGGCTCGGAGCACTTCTGTCCTCTCAGTCTGATCAG gGTGTTTGGCACTAGTATGATGGAGGAGTATGAGCTGAACTCGGAGCcgtcagacagacacacacacagtcacgaTGACTACG ATCAGCCACCTGACTTTTTGCCAGTAGATGACAAATCCTCCAAGAATCTGATCGGATCTGCCAAAG ACGCTCTTCTCACCATGGTGAACAACATCGCTGCCAATGTGCTCGGAGGGCACCCGGAGAGCGCAG GAAACTCTTCCACTGAAGGTTTGAATGCGTCAGATGTGGTTCTCCCTGCTGGAGCGATGCACTCTGG GCCAGTGGCGGATCAGCTGGATGTCACTGGGGTTACAGAGACCGTCAGCATTACATCAGCGACACACACAGACGCTCCAACCCTTAAAACACGTCCTGCCGAAGACGGTCCCATCCGAACCGAGCCGGACGCAGAGCAGATCGTCACTCTGCTGCCTGAGACAGAGTATGAATCGGATCAGTCCTCTGGGGCAGAAATGGGCCAAACAGAGCCGCAGAACGGACGTGTGAATGTAAACGCACTGCGCTCTGAATCACACGCCTTCTCTCTTCAAGAGTACCTTCTGCAGCGCTGCTCTGTTCAAAAGAGGAAGACGGACTCACGCTCGCGCTCTCGTCCGGCTGTAATAATGAGCACAATCACAGAGAGTCCTGTCATTCTCACTCCAGACGCCCGTTCAGAGCTTCAGTCAGTCATGTTGGATCTCGCACCGAGCCTGACTTCAGATCTGCTGGTTTCTACTGACCGTCTTTCCGTCGAGTCTGTCAGCGAGTGCCTTACAGCAACGCTCCCTCCACAGAGCACTGATCGTCCGCTTGAGTCTGGTCAGAATCATGTGAAACTCTCGGACCTCATGACCCGCTCTAGTGGAGATCAGGTAGATCGTGAGCAGATCTCGGCCACATCTAGCCttaaaaatgatatttcaaCTCCTACTCTTTCCATTAGTCCAGTAGATGAGTCTCAGTCTGTGTCCGCTCCTGTGGATGAAGCAGCTAGTGTCACGCTGACTCCTGCCGAAGCCGCTCACCCTTCAGATGGACCCGTAGAGTCAGCCGAGGCCAAAAGCAAGGAGCTAGTGGATGATGAAGGCAGCACTAACATGGAGCAGCCCTCCTCGGAGATCTACGGGGAAACGCTCAACTCCAGCGAGGTGCCCGCGCACGGCTCCAGTCAGAAAGAGTCTGTTTTCATGAGGCTCAACAATCGCATCAAGGCTCTGGAGATGAACATGTCTCTCAGCGGGCGCTACCTGGAGCAGCTGAGCCAGAG GTACAGGAAGCAGGTGGAGGAGATGCAGAGAGCCTTCAACAAAACCATCATCAAGCTGCAGAACACCTCCAGAACGGCCGAGGAGCAG GACCAGAGGCAGACGGACTCCATCCAGGTGCTGCAGGCTCAGCTGGAGAACGTGACGCGACTCGTCCTTGGTCTGTCTGTCAGCGTGAGTCATCTACAGCAGGAG GTGTCTGACAGGCAGAGCTACATCCTGCTGTGTCTGGTCCTCTGTGTGCTGCTCGCGCTGCTGATCTGTGTCAACTACCGTCAGATGTGTGAGAGTCCAGCGCTCGACACGCACAGATCCTGCTGCCCTGAGAG AGAGCTGCTGTCTGATGAAGAGCCGGTGATCCTGAGACGCAGAGCCTCTGATCCGCCCTCGCTCTCGTCCCTCCAGAAGCCTGAAG GAGGTTCAGAGGAAACCAGCAGCCTGAAGCAGTGGGAACAGGGTCCAGTTAGTAGAAAA AAGAAGCATAAGCTGAAGCTCAGCAGGAGTCCAGAGACTCGAGCCGCTCCGCCGGTCACTGGTGTGATTCCTCAGAGCACCATCGGCCCTCAGGAGGTCAGAGACGTGATGTCGGACGGCTCCGAGGCCTCCTCGCATTCTGACGAGACTCTGTTCTGTGGAATCACCAGCTGTACGCGTCTGTGTGAGAAGATACCTGTGCCAGGACGCTGGACACAGAGCAGACGGCAGAAGACTGCAGAACAGCTGCATCAGCCTCCACAGCGCAGCGACCTGTATAATCTGACCCACACTGGACACACTGACCCGCACTGGACACACTGA